From a region of the Synechococcus sp. RS9916 genome:
- a CDS encoding glucosyltransferase domain-containing protein, which produces MEQPRVWSQCSDWVKDPDLRRQWWAAMVAGLAALFPLLMSVDLYIDDIARAMDGSLGWVRVGRPLADALVGWLNFGHPVTAVAPLNTVVAIVLLSAVGVACARAYGIRSPFWTAMASLPLMAQPYALQALSYGFDAVFMAAALAAAVVAALLVNAQGRWRHVAVALVLQLVAFNLYQPAANGFLVMTGCLIIAASLGLLHPTWQRQSLRARLLVSAAVYGGGYGLYRLLFALFFEHRLNRYASSAAAFKPLDWQLPWALLGSALEPIQQVLRDFGAWPVVLPLILLLLIYAGLLRAVCGWRTMARVLAFSVVVLLLAPGGMVLLRESFVRHPRVLLYFGPLLTSLILQILVLTRLQGRRIWRLGVLPLVWLMVVVSYAYGHAFAAQVSFEQGRLSRIVAAASTLAAREDQPPAQFLMVEGIMPRSPVLTNTVRKFPVIDRLIPPLLNGNQTFSFSQLRLYGLALEKRRPEDLNEGWPKGCDPSPDAICTSEFSLQRAGADTLVLQLAPGSEVRPET; this is translated from the coding sequence ATGGAACAACCCAGGGTCTGGTCTCAATGCAGCGACTGGGTCAAGGATCCAGACCTGCGCCGTCAGTGGTGGGCGGCGATGGTGGCTGGCCTTGCTGCCCTGTTCCCTCTGCTGATGTCGGTTGATCTGTACATCGATGACATCGCGCGTGCCATGGACGGCAGCCTGGGCTGGGTGCGGGTCGGTCGTCCCTTGGCCGATGCCTTGGTGGGGTGGCTGAACTTCGGACATCCGGTCACGGCGGTGGCTCCGCTGAACACCGTGGTGGCGATCGTGCTGCTCTCGGCTGTGGGGGTCGCCTGCGCCAGGGCTTATGGGATTCGCTCGCCGTTTTGGACAGCAATGGCGAGCTTGCCACTCATGGCTCAGCCCTACGCGCTTCAAGCCCTGTCCTACGGCTTCGATGCGGTGTTCATGGCCGCGGCTTTGGCCGCGGCTGTGGTTGCCGCTCTGCTCGTGAATGCCCAAGGCCGTTGGCGGCATGTGGCGGTGGCGTTGGTGCTGCAGCTGGTGGCCTTCAACCTCTACCAACCGGCGGCCAATGGCTTTCTGGTGATGACGGGTTGTCTGATCATTGCTGCATCGCTTGGCCTGCTGCATCCCACCTGGCAGCGGCAGTCGCTGCGCGCACGTCTGCTTGTCAGTGCCGCGGTGTATGGCGGCGGCTATGGTCTTTATCGCTTGCTGTTCGCCCTGTTCTTTGAACATCGTTTGAACCGCTATGCCAGCAGCGCTGCGGCGTTCAAACCACTGGATTGGCAGCTGCCATGGGCCTTACTCGGATCAGCGTTGGAGCCGATTCAGCAAGTGCTGCGCGACTTTGGTGCCTGGCCGGTGGTGTTGCCGCTGATCCTGCTGCTGCTCATCTACGCAGGGCTGCTGCGCGCCGTGTGCGGTTGGCGGACGATGGCTCGGGTGCTGGCGTTCAGCGTTGTGGTGTTGCTGCTGGCTCCCGGCGGCATGGTGTTGTTGCGGGAGTCGTTTGTGCGTCATCCCCGGGTGCTGTTGTATTTCGGCCCTCTGCTCACCAGCCTGATTCTTCAGATCCTGGTGCTGACGCGCTTGCAAGGTCGCCGGATCTGGCGCCTCGGTGTGCTGCCTTTGGTCTGGCTGATGGTGGTGGTCTCCTATGCCTATGGCCACGCTTTTGCGGCCCAAGTCAGCTTCGAACAGGGTCGTTTGTCGCGCATCGTGGCCGCGGCATCGACGTTGGCTGCGCGTGAGGATCAACCGCCGGCGCAATTCCTGATGGTGGAGGGCATCATGCCCCGTTCTCCCGTGCTCACAAACACGGTGCGCAAGTTCCCCGTGATTGATCGGTTGATTCCGCCTCTTTTGAATGGCAATCAAACCTTCAGCTTCAGTCAGTTGCGTCTTTACGGTCTCGCCCTGGAGAAGCGCCGGCCTGAGGATCTCAACGAGGGGTGGCCGAAGGGGTGTGATCCATCGCCGGATGCGATCTGCACCAGTGAGTTTTCTCTGCAGCGGGCCGGTGCTGACACCTTGGTGTTGCAGTTGGCCCCAGGGTCTGAGGTGCGCCCAGAGACCTGA
- a CDS encoding DedA family protein yields the protein MGLAELITELPELIKQAVAVNPLAGYAAIFTAMFLENLFPPIPSELIMPLGGFLVQQGELQFIPVVLAGLLGTVIGALPWYGIGRVINEERIEQWLERHGRWIGISPAELARSRRWFNRFGTALVFWGRLVPGIRTLISVPAGIEMMPFAPFLIWTTAGSLIWTLLLTLAGFLMGESYSSVELWIEPVSKVIKVGLVVALIAGVIWLGLRIWRRRQSAD from the coding sequence ATGGGACTGGCGGAACTGATCACCGAGCTGCCTGAGCTGATCAAACAGGCGGTTGCGGTGAATCCCCTGGCGGGCTATGCCGCGATCTTCACGGCCATGTTTCTGGAGAACCTGTTCCCGCCGATTCCCTCCGAGCTGATCATGCCGCTGGGGGGCTTTCTGGTGCAGCAAGGCGAGCTGCAGTTCATTCCCGTGGTGTTGGCCGGATTGCTGGGCACGGTGATCGGTGCCCTCCCCTGGTACGGCATCGGGCGGGTGATCAACGAAGAGCGCATTGAGCAATGGCTGGAACGCCATGGCCGTTGGATTGGCATCAGTCCGGCTGAGCTGGCCCGCAGCCGCCGGTGGTTCAACCGCTTCGGCACCGCCTTGGTCTTCTGGGGTCGCTTGGTGCCTGGCATCCGCACCCTGATCTCCGTGCCGGCCGGCATCGAGATGATGCCCTTCGCGCCCTTTCTGATCTGGACCACGGCCGGCAGTCTGATCTGGACCCTGCTGCTCACCCTGGCCGGATTCCTGATGGGGGAGAGCTACAGCTCCGTGGAGCTTTGGATTGAGCCGGTCTCGAAGGTGATCAAGGTGGGCCTGGTGGTCGCTCTGATTGCTGGGGTGATCTGGCTGGGTCTGCGCATCTGGCGCCGGCGCCAGTCGGCCGACTAA
- a CDS encoding single-stranded DNA-binding protein — protein MGVNSVTLVGRAGRDPEVRYFESGSMVANLTIAVNRRSRDDEPDWFNLEIWGKQAQVAADYVKKGSLLGIIGSYKLDRWTDRNSGEERSKPVVRVDRLELLGSKRDNEGGGYGGGGGGSFGGGAPSDEEVPF, from the coding sequence ATGGGCGTCAATTCCGTCACCCTGGTGGGCCGCGCCGGCCGCGACCCCGAAGTGCGCTACTTCGAATCCGGAAGCATGGTGGCCAACCTGACCATCGCCGTGAACCGCCGCAGCCGCGACGACGAACCCGACTGGTTCAATCTGGAGATCTGGGGCAAACAGGCTCAGGTGGCCGCCGACTACGTCAAAAAGGGCTCACTGCTCGGGATCATTGGCAGCTACAAACTCGACCGCTGGACCGATCGCAACAGCGGTGAAGAGCGCAGCAAGCCTGTGGTGCGTGTCGACCGCCTGGAGCTGCTGGGCTCCAAGCGTGACAACGAAGGCGGTGGCTATGGCGGCGGGGGCGGCGGCAGCTTCGGGGGCGGCGCTCCCAGCGACGAAGAAGTGCCGTTCTGA
- a CDS encoding rod shape-determining protein, which translates to MLFRRFQLSRDIGIDLGTANTLIYVSGRGIVLQEPSVVALDLDRGVPLAVGDEAKLMLGRTPGNIKAVRPLRDGVIADFDAAEQMLKTFIQKGNEGRGIVAPRLVVGIPSGVTGVERRAVREAGLAGAREVHLIDEPVAAAIGAGLPVTEPVGTMIVDIGGGTTEVAVLSLGGTVLSESVRVAGDEISDSIGVYLKKVHNLVVGERTAEDIKIRIGSAFPDNEFDQTVMDVRGLHLLSGLPRTIQLQAGDLREAIAEPLNVIVEAVKRTLERTPPELAADIVDRGIMLAGGGALVRGISDLISHETGIFTHIAEDPLLCVVNGCGQVLEDYKRMQRVLDTPEYVRNTVTA; encoded by the coding sequence GTGCTTTTCCGTCGCTTCCAGCTGTCCCGCGACATCGGTATCGACCTGGGCACGGCGAATACCCTGATCTATGTCTCCGGCCGCGGCATCGTGCTGCAGGAGCCCTCGGTGGTGGCCCTCGATCTGGATCGGGGTGTGCCTCTGGCGGTAGGCGATGAAGCGAAATTGATGCTTGGTCGCACCCCCGGCAACATCAAGGCAGTGCGTCCCCTGCGCGATGGCGTGATTGCTGATTTCGACGCCGCTGAGCAGATGCTCAAAACCTTCATTCAGAAGGGCAATGAAGGGCGTGGCATCGTGGCGCCCCGCCTGGTGGTGGGCATCCCCAGTGGTGTCACCGGTGTGGAGCGGCGGGCCGTCCGCGAAGCAGGTCTGGCTGGTGCCCGCGAAGTGCACCTGATCGATGAGCCGGTGGCCGCCGCCATCGGTGCAGGCCTGCCGGTGACGGAGCCTGTGGGCACCATGATCGTCGATATCGGTGGCGGTACCACGGAAGTGGCGGTGCTCAGCCTCGGGGGCACGGTGTTGAGTGAGTCGGTGCGGGTGGCCGGCGATGAGATCAGCGACTCCATCGGGGTCTATCTCAAAAAGGTGCACAACCTGGTGGTGGGCGAGCGCACTGCGGAAGACATCAAGATCCGGATCGGGTCGGCCTTTCCGGACAACGAGTTCGATCAAACGGTGATGGACGTGCGCGGCTTGCACCTGTTGTCGGGCCTCCCCCGCACGATTCAGCTGCAGGCTGGTGATCTGCGGGAAGCCATCGCTGAGCCCCTCAACGTGATCGTTGAGGCGGTCAAGCGCACCCTGGAACGCACGCCCCCCGAACTGGCTGCCGACATCGTGGATCGCGGCATCATGCTGGCCGGCGGTGGCGCGTTGGTGCGCGGGATCAGCGACCTGATCAGCCACGAAACCGGAATCTTCACCCACATCGCTGAGGATCCTCTGCTCTGCGTGGTGAACGGTTGTGGTCAGGTCCTGGAGGACTACAAGCGTATGCAGCGGGTGCTTGACACCCCTGAATACGTCCGCAACACCGTGACGGCCTGA
- the mreC gene encoding rod shape-determining protein MreC — translation MGASQWPAGSRWRGGRRLWPWLGLLAVLALVRWSKGAGFLDAYALLSRPFWPGSAQKEWLQSAGSLEQKAQLELLQQDNARLRKLLELNRQTAQGQVAAAVISRNAAAWWEQLELGKGSLDGIAKGDGVIGPGGLIGRIQSATPTTARVRLLTAPGSQIGVWVPRTRQHALLVGVGTARPLLRFIDKDVKVHAGDLVSTSPASTLLPPNLPVAVIQSINSRAVPAPEGIVQLIASPEAVDWVQVQTR, via the coding sequence ATGGGCGCCTCCCAGTGGCCAGCAGGTTCCCGTTGGCGGGGGGGGCGCCGCCTTTGGCCGTGGTTGGGTTTGCTTGCCGTCTTGGCCCTGGTGCGCTGGAGCAAGGGCGCAGGCTTTCTTGATGCGTATGCCTTGCTGAGCCGTCCGTTCTGGCCCGGTTCGGCGCAGAAGGAGTGGCTGCAGTCCGCTGGTTCCTTGGAACAGAAGGCCCAGCTTGAGCTGCTACAGCAAGACAACGCCCGTTTGCGCAAGCTGCTGGAGCTCAATCGTCAGACCGCCCAGGGACAGGTGGCTGCGGCGGTGATCTCCCGCAACGCTGCGGCCTGGTGGGAACAGCTGGAGCTGGGCAAGGGATCGTTGGATGGCATTGCCAAAGGCGATGGCGTGATTGGTCCGGGAGGGTTGATCGGCCGGATTCAGAGCGCAACTCCCACCACAGCCCGGGTTCGCCTGCTCACGGCTCCGGGCAGTCAGATCGGGGTCTGGGTTCCGCGCACCCGACAGCACGCCCTGCTGGTGGGGGTTGGAACGGCACGGCCCCTGCTGCGATTTATCGATAAAGACGTGAAAGTGCACGCCGGTGATCTGGTCAGCACCTCCCCTGCCAGCACCCTGTTGCCGCCGAATTTGCCGGTGGCCGTGATTCAGTCGATCAACAGCCGTGCGGTGCCTGCTCCGGAAGGAATCGTGCAATTGATTGCATCGCCTGAGGCGGTCGATTGGGTGCAGGTGCAGACCCGCTGA
- a CDS encoding membrane protein, with the protein MARLHAQPVCLVSALAVPFLTLAQPTWLTLSGVAPSWVVLWLLPWSLVDGPVSGVIAAAAMGLVLDGFGSDGLTQLPALVLLGWWWGRLGRRGRPIQRSLNLGLLAWIGAMVVGLSFWLQLRLVQGLDAPLLQHWAWHLCLAQALITGLLAPLLVSLQMLVWRRRAPG; encoded by the coding sequence ATGGCTCGTTTGCATGCCCAGCCCGTCTGTCTGGTGTCCGCGTTGGCCGTGCCATTTCTCACGCTGGCGCAGCCCACATGGCTGACCCTCTCTGGCGTGGCGCCCAGCTGGGTGGTGTTGTGGCTGCTCCCCTGGTCGCTGGTGGATGGACCGGTGTCGGGAGTGATCGCGGCCGCGGCCATGGGGTTGGTGCTCGATGGCTTCGGCAGTGACGGTCTGACGCAGTTGCCGGCTCTGGTGCTGCTCGGTTGGTGGTGGGGCCGTTTGGGGCGCCGTGGCCGGCCGATCCAACGCAGTCTCAACCTGGGTTTGCTGGCCTGGATCGGCGCCATGGTGGTGGGCCTGAGCTTCTGGCTGCAGTTGCGTCTGGTGCAGGGGCTTGATGCTCCTTTGCTGCAGCACTGGGCCTGGCACCTCTGTCTGGCTCAAGCGCTGATCACCGGGCTGTTGGCACCCCTGTTGGTGTCGTTGCAGATGTTGGTGTGGCGCCGTCGTGCGCCGGGATGA
- a CDS encoding ABC transporter substrate-binding protein — MTSDDEGMTRVTGLQRRKRFRRVLTAIALAGSAVLAVGCRTQPAGDQPLQLWTLALAPKFNTYMDGVVQSWTADHPEEPVRWTDLPWGSVERKLLAAVFARTAPDVVNLNPPFAANLASKGGLTDLTPLLPEGAAERYLPSVWQASRDPQAGQIAVPWYLTVRLNLVNQQLLQQAGVQGPPRRWRDVPAFAKRIRERTGRYALFVTVVPDDSAELLESMVQMGVTLLDGKQRAAFATPEGRQAFAFWVDLYRQGLLPREVISQGQNRAVELYQSGELALLAKGPEFLTRIQTNAPQVAAATASHPPLAGADGTANVALMTLAVPRQSSRPREALALALFLTNGPNQARFVREAPVLPSSLEALAQVRAELSAERPTTPQAVQLRQARLLSLDTLERARVLVPSTPGIKRLQSIIYTQLQRAMLGQISSDQAVNEAAREWNRYAAARWPDS; from the coding sequence ATGACCAGTGACGATGAAGGCATGACAAGGGTGACGGGCCTGCAACGGCGCAAGCGCTTCCGGCGTGTGCTCACCGCCATTGCGCTGGCGGGGTCTGCTGTGCTGGCAGTCGGTTGCAGGACGCAACCGGCGGGAGATCAGCCGCTTCAGCTCTGGACCCTGGCGCTCGCCCCCAAGTTCAATACCTACATGGATGGGGTGGTCCAGTCGTGGACTGCCGATCATCCCGAGGAGCCGGTGCGGTGGACGGATCTTCCCTGGGGGTCGGTGGAGCGCAAGTTGCTGGCGGCGGTGTTTGCCCGCACGGCTCCTGATGTGGTCAACCTCAATCCCCCCTTTGCTGCCAATCTCGCCAGCAAAGGGGGATTAACGGATCTCACTCCCCTACTGCCAGAGGGTGCGGCCGAGCGTTATCTCCCGTCGGTTTGGCAGGCCTCCCGGGATCCCCAGGCCGGGCAGATCGCTGTGCCCTGGTATCTCACCGTGCGCTTGAACCTGGTGAATCAGCAGTTGCTTCAGCAGGCGGGGGTGCAGGGGCCGCCGCGGCGCTGGCGCGACGTGCCGGCTTTCGCCAAGAGGATCCGGGAGCGCACGGGCCGCTACGCCTTGTTTGTGACGGTGGTTCCGGATGACTCCGCAGAGTTGCTGGAGTCGATGGTGCAGATGGGCGTGACGCTGCTGGATGGCAAGCAGCGCGCTGCGTTCGCCACGCCTGAGGGGCGTCAGGCCTTTGCCTTTTGGGTGGATCTGTACCGCCAGGGCCTGTTGCCCCGAGAAGTGATCAGTCAGGGCCAGAACAGAGCTGTGGAGCTTTATCAGAGCGGTGAGTTGGCTCTGCTCGCGAAAGGTCCGGAGTTTCTCACCAGAATCCAGACCAATGCCCCTCAGGTGGCGGCGGCCACGGCGTCTCATCCGCCCCTGGCTGGGGCCGACGGCACGGCCAATGTCGCCTTGATGACCTTGGCGGTGCCGCGCCAGAGCAGTCGCCCGCGTGAGGCCCTGGCTTTGGCGTTGTTCCTCACCAACGGGCCCAACCAGGCCCGCTTCGTGCGCGAGGCGCCGGTGCTGCCCTCATCGTTAGAGGCTCTCGCCCAAGTGCGTGCTGAACTCTCGGCAGAGCGGCCCACAACCCCTCAGGCCGTGCAGCTGCGTCAGGCCCGTTTGCTGTCGTTGGACACGCTGGAAAGGGCCAGGGTGCTGGTTCCTTCCACCCCGGGGATCAAGCGCCTCCAGAGCATCATTTACACCCAGTTGCAGCGGGCGATGCTGGGTCAGATCAGCAGTGATCAGGCGGTGAACGAGGCGGCGCGCGAGTGGAACCGTTACGCGGCAGCACGCTGGCCAGATTCTTAA
- the rpaB gene encoding response regulator transcription factor RpaB, with amino-acid sequence MPDTGSPNQNRRGAEESQAPEAPKATILVVDDEPAVRRVLVMRLQLAGYRVICAEDGEQALEVFHSESPDLVVLDVMLPKMDGFAVCRRLRAESCVPIIFLSALEAISERVAGLDLGADDYLPKPFSPKELEARIASILRRVGRGSATAEPREIPVGQGVLRVGDLVVDTNRRQVTRGTDRISLTYTEFSLLELLFREPGRVVPRAEILEQLWGYPPRRAADLRVVDVYVARLRGKLEPDPRNPELILTVRGIGYASQRMGDLPQAAANG; translated from the coding sequence ATGCCCGACACCGGGTCGCCCAACCAGAATCGCCGCGGCGCGGAGGAGTCTCAGGCTCCTGAGGCGCCCAAGGCAACCATCCTTGTGGTCGACGACGAGCCCGCTGTTCGTCGCGTTCTGGTGATGCGTCTGCAGTTGGCCGGGTATCGGGTCATTTGCGCAGAAGACGGCGAACAGGCCCTGGAGGTCTTTCACAGCGAGTCGCCCGATCTGGTGGTGCTCGACGTGATGCTCCCCAAAATGGATGGCTTCGCGGTCTGCCGGCGGCTTCGGGCTGAGTCCTGTGTGCCGATCATTTTCCTGTCGGCTCTCGAAGCGATTTCCGAGCGGGTCGCCGGACTTGATCTCGGCGCCGATGACTATCTCCCTAAACCCTTCAGCCCCAAGGAGCTCGAGGCGCGTATCGCTTCAATCCTGCGGCGTGTGGGTCGTGGTTCCGCCACCGCCGAGCCCCGCGAAATACCCGTTGGTCAAGGCGTGCTTCGCGTCGGCGATCTGGTGGTGGACACCAATCGCCGTCAGGTCACCCGCGGCACCGATCGCATTTCCCTCACCTACACCGAATTCAGCCTTCTCGAGTTGCTGTTCCGTGAGCCCGGGCGGGTGGTCCCTAGGGCCGAAATCCTCGAGCAGCTCTGGGGTTATCCCCCGCGTCGTGCGGCGGACCTGCGGGTGGTGGATGTCTATGTCGCCCGACTGCGCGGCAAGCTCGAGCCCGACCCCCGCAACCCCGAGTTGATCCTCACGGTCAGAGGAATTGGCTATGCCTCCCAGCGCATGGGTGACCTTCCTCAGGCGGCAGCCAACGGTTGA
- the lysS gene encoding lysine--tRNA ligase, with the protein MSELRDTRLEKAQALQDLGQGPYALGFEPSHRMAALQEAHADLPNGEERDVPVAVAGRVMTRRVMGKLAFFTLADETGTIQLFLEKAGLEAQQEGWFKQITSLVDSGDWLGVSGTLRRTDRGELSVKVSDWRMLSKSLQPLPDKWHGLADVEKRYRQRYLDLVVSPDTRETFRRRARLVSGIRRWLDERDFLEIETPVLQSEPGGADARPFETHHNALDLPLTLRIATELHLKRLVVGGFERVYELGRIFRNEGVSTRHNPEFTSVEIYQAYSDYIGMMELTEQMVAAVCQEVCGSTKITYQGTEVDLTPPWRRATMHELVEDATGLDFNGFSSRDEAAAAMTAKGLHVPELADSVGRLLNEAFEQAVESTLIQPTFVTDYPVEISPLARPHRSKPGLVERFELFIVGREHANAFSELIDPVDQRQRLEAQQARKAAGDLEAQGLDEDFVNALEVGMPPTGGLGIGIDRLVMLLTDSPSIRDVIAFPLLRPESRVEA; encoded by the coding sequence GTGTCCGAGCTGCGCGACACCCGTCTGGAGAAGGCGCAAGCCCTTCAAGACCTGGGCCAGGGTCCCTATGCGCTCGGCTTCGAGCCAAGCCACCGCATGGCGGCGCTGCAGGAGGCCCATGCGGATCTCCCCAATGGTGAGGAGCGCGATGTTCCCGTCGCTGTGGCTGGACGGGTGATGACCCGGCGGGTGATGGGCAAGCTGGCGTTCTTCACCTTGGCCGATGAAACCGGCACGATCCAGCTGTTCCTGGAGAAGGCGGGCCTTGAGGCCCAGCAGGAGGGTTGGTTCAAGCAGATCACGTCGCTGGTCGACAGCGGTGACTGGTTGGGTGTGAGCGGCACCTTGCGGCGCACCGATCGCGGTGAACTCTCCGTGAAGGTGAGCGATTGGCGCATGCTCAGCAAGTCGCTGCAGCCGCTGCCCGACAAGTGGCATGGCCTGGCTGATGTGGAGAAGCGCTACCGCCAGCGTTACCTCGATCTGGTGGTGTCCCCTGACACCCGGGAGACCTTCCGCCGCCGTGCCCGTCTCGTGAGCGGCATTCGCCGTTGGCTGGATGAACGGGATTTTCTTGAGATTGAAACCCCTGTGCTGCAAAGCGAGCCCGGTGGTGCTGACGCCAGACCGTTTGAAACCCATCACAACGCTCTGGATCTGCCGCTCACGCTCCGGATTGCGACGGAACTCCATCTCAAGCGCTTGGTGGTGGGTGGCTTTGAGCGGGTGTATGAACTCGGTCGAATTTTCCGTAATGAGGGAGTCAGCACCCGCCACAACCCTGAATTCACCTCAGTCGAGATTTATCAGGCCTACAGCGATTACATCGGCATGATGGAGCTGACCGAGCAGATGGTCGCTGCGGTCTGCCAGGAGGTGTGCGGCAGCACCAAGATCACCTACCAGGGCACGGAGGTGGATCTCACCCCCCCTTGGCGGCGGGCCACGATGCACGAGTTGGTGGAGGACGCTACGGGTCTCGACTTCAACGGGTTCAGCAGCCGGGATGAGGCTGCTGCAGCCATGACCGCCAAGGGTCTGCATGTGCCCGAACTGGCGGACTCCGTGGGCCGGTTGCTGAATGAGGCCTTTGAACAGGCCGTGGAATCGACCCTGATTCAGCCCACCTTTGTCACCGACTATCCGGTGGAGATCTCCCCACTGGCCCGTCCTCATCGCAGCAAGCCCGGGCTGGTCGAGCGTTTTGAATTGTTCATCGTTGGCCGCGAGCATGCCAATGCCTTCAGTGAGCTGATCGATCCGGTGGATCAGCGTCAGCGTCTGGAGGCACAACAGGCCCGCAAGGCGGCTGGTGATTTGGAGGCTCAGGGCCTTGATGAGGACTTCGTCAATGCCCTGGAAGTGGGCATGCCGCCCACCGGAGGCTTGGGGATCGGCATTGATCGCTTGGTGATGCTGCTGACCGACAGTCCCTCGATTCGCGACGTGATTGCCTTCCCGCTGTTGCGTCCTGAGAGCCGTGTTGAGGCTTGA
- a CDS encoding hercynine metabolism protein, with protein sequence MSWLDDLERSLEQRLDAFLRANPHQDLLLRDQHLRDRQHSLEQRRRQLQDDARDLRRQLLTLATEVRDWTARSQRARSAGAQELAVRAEQHVQSLMDQGRQLWGELDGLGGRFRAVEEELATLAANSKKPSAGRSLDQDWALFEAQQELEELRRQHGLS encoded by the coding sequence ATGAGCTGGCTGGATGATCTGGAACGCAGCCTGGAGCAACGGCTCGATGCGTTCCTGCGCGCCAATCCCCACCAGGACCTCCTGCTGCGGGACCAACATCTGCGCGACCGGCAACACAGCCTGGAACAGCGGCGCCGGCAGCTCCAAGATGACGCCAGGGACCTGCGCAGGCAACTACTGACGCTGGCAACTGAGGTGCGTGACTGGACCGCCCGCAGCCAACGGGCCAGAAGTGCTGGGGCCCAGGAGCTGGCGGTGCGGGCCGAGCAGCATGTGCAGAGCCTGATGGATCAGGGGCGTCAGCTCTGGGGGGAGCTTGATGGCCTGGGGGGACGCTTTCGCGCCGTGGAGGAGGAACTGGCCACGTTGGCCGCGAACAGCAAAAAACCCAGTGCCGGTCGATCACTCGACCAGGACTGGGCTTTGTTTGAAGCACAACAAGAGCTGGAGGAGCTGAGACGCCAACACGGCCTCAGCTGA
- a CDS encoding hercynine metabolism small protein: protein MGLEHRRQTIKAQREQLINELETVYMDAFERIGQLDLGEGAVARLTQLMLRSREAAITPLQEEIEKPVITTPGQA from the coding sequence ATGGGACTGGAACACCGCCGTCAAACCATCAAGGCTCAGCGGGAACAACTAATCAACGAACTGGAAACGGTGTACATGGATGCGTTTGAACGCATCGGCCAACTTGACCTTGGCGAAGGCGCCGTGGCGCGCCTGACCCAACTGATGCTGCGCTCCCGCGAAGCGGCCATCACCCCTCTGCAGGAGGAAATCGAAAAGCCTGTAATCACCACACCGGGCCAAGCATGA
- the egtD gene encoding L-histidine N(alpha)-methyltransferase: MTTTSTSSLQADLIDLHPPAADMQRLVEQGLNSQPKQLPAWFLYDAEGSRLFDQICEQPEYQLTRTEIALLEQEAEAMATTLGPGVIVEFGAGSARKVGPLLKALTPDAYVALDISTDHLRHATQALQEQHPKVPMLGICCDHSQLDALPAHPLLEGQRRLGFFPGSSLGNFSRQDAITLLKRFRTLLAGGPLLLGLDHPKPAPVLEAAYDDAAGVSAAFAGNLLQRLKRELNADFNPAQFRYRARWQPDQSRVEMALVSCCDQDVQIADQRWNFQTGEPLVTEYSLKYSPAMAQELAATAGWRWVQRWHDPDDTLSLHLLVPAD; the protein is encoded by the coding sequence ATGACCACCACCTCCACCTCATCCCTGCAGGCCGACCTGATCGACCTGCACCCCCCCGCCGCCGACATGCAACGGCTGGTGGAACAGGGGCTCAACAGCCAGCCCAAGCAACTGCCCGCCTGGTTCCTCTACGACGCTGAGGGCTCACGCCTGTTCGACCAGATCTGCGAGCAGCCCGAATACCAATTGACCCGCACCGAAATCGCCCTGCTCGAGCAAGAGGCGGAGGCCATGGCCACCACCCTCGGCCCTGGAGTGATCGTGGAATTCGGCGCCGGCAGCGCCCGCAAGGTGGGCCCCCTGCTCAAGGCCCTGACACCAGACGCCTACGTGGCACTCGACATCAGCACCGATCACCTGCGCCACGCCACCCAGGCGTTGCAGGAGCAGCATCCCAAGGTGCCGATGCTGGGCATCTGCTGTGACCACAGCCAGCTCGACGCCTTACCTGCCCATCCCCTGCTGGAAGGCCAACGTCGCCTGGGATTCTTCCCCGGCAGTTCCCTGGGCAACTTCAGCCGCCAAGACGCCATCACGCTGCTCAAGCGCTTCCGCACCCTGCTCGCGGGAGGTCCGTTGCTACTGGGACTGGACCATCCCAAGCCCGCCCCGGTCCTGGAGGCGGCCTACGACGATGCCGCAGGGGTCTCCGCTGCCTTCGCCGGCAATCTCCTGCAGCGGCTCAAGCGCGAACTGAACGCCGATTTCAATCCAGCGCAGTTCCGCTACCGCGCCCGCTGGCAACCCGATCAGAGCCGGGTGGAAATGGCCCTGGTGAGCTGTTGCGATCAAGACGTGCAGATCGCTGACCAACGCTGGAACTTCCAAACCGGCGAACCCCTGGTGACCGAATACAGCCTCAAATACAGCCCCGCCATGGCCCAAGAACTGGCCGCCACGGCCGGATGGCGCTGGGTGCAGCGCTGGCATGATCCCGACGACACTCTTTCCCTCCATCTGCTGGTGCCGGCAGACTGA